A genome region from Triticum aestivum cultivar Chinese Spring chromosome 2B, IWGSC CS RefSeq v2.1, whole genome shotgun sequence includes the following:
- the LOC123044586 gene encoding vasodilator-stimulated phosphoprotein-like produces MSSSSSNSSTGDSSSDEPFDLPVATQTLPTLQVQSLRIRDHVLITLDYEKENYGLWRRQFLSALAKFGLTDHVDGSPAQATSDWALNDFAVLSWYNATVTPSTLEIVQERKNSAYTIWRSLRSLFRSNRDARITYLLDEFHSFLQGDLSVVEYTSRLKQMADTLRDLGHRIKDRDLVHNVLRGLDERFQHAVPHMTSGRRPSFIKLRSFLQLEEQRLSRQARVAARTALIAQASAYYAARPPAPAPAPAPASFNPALLGPLPHAAGSSAGSSGARGRPKKRKANPAGPGGSSSGGVAPAGLLPGPRPPTTVAGTFQGILGARPPAPTLPQAHQATTVASPSPQWDQAALIAALNQMALHPPSAPGGEWVLDSGASSHMSSGSGSGHKDGASPM; encoded by the coding sequence atgagctcctcctcctccaactcttccacCGGCGACTCCTCCTCCGACGAGCCGTTTGATCTCCCGGTTGCCACCCAAACCCTGCCCACTCTTCAGGTCCAAAGCCTTCGCATCCGGGACCACGTTCTCATCACCCTCGACTACGAGAAAGAAAACTACGGCCTCTGGCGCCGTCAGTTTCTCTCCGCCCTCGCCAAGTTCGGCCTCACCGATCATGTCGACGGCTCGCCGGCGCAGGCTACATCCGACTGGGCGCTCAACGACTTCGCCGTCCTCTCGTGGTATAACGCCACCGTGACGCCCTCAACCTTGGAGATCGTCCAGGAGCGCAAGAACTCAGCGTACACCATATGGCGCTCGCTCCGCTCGCTCTTCCGTAGCAACCGCGATGCGCGCATCACCTATCTCCTTGATGAATTTCACAGTTTTCTTCAAGGAGATCTTTCCGTCGTTGAGTACACTTCTCGGCTCAAGCAGATGGCTGACACCCTTCGGGACCTCGGCCATCGCATCAAGGACCGCGACCTCGTCCACAACGTCCTCCGCGGCCTCGACGAGCGCTTCCAGCACGCCGTTCCCCACATGACGAGTGGACGTCGGCCCTCCTTCATCAAGCTGCGCTCCTTCCTCCAGCTCGAGGAGCAGCGCCTCAGCCGCCAGGCGCGCGTGGCCGCGCGCACCGCACTCATCGCCCAGGCCAGCGCCTACTACGCGGCGCGacctccggcgccggcgccggcgcccgctCCGGCCTCCTTCAACCCGGCCCTGCTCGGCCCTCTGCCCCACGCCGCCGGCAGCTCGGCCGGCTCCTCCGGGGCACGCGGCCGCCCAAAGAAGCGCAAGGCCAACCCAGCGGGGCCTGGAGGCTCCTCTTCCGGCGGGGTTGCTCCTGCTGGGCTTCTCCCTGGACCGCGTCCTCCTACTACTGTCGCCGGCACCTTCCAAGGGATACTTGGTGCCCGGCCACCTGCCCCGACTCTGCCCCAAGCGCACCAGGCCACAACGGTGGCGTCGCCTTCCCCACAATGGGATCAGGCGGCTCTCATCGCCGCCCTCAATCAGATGGCGCTGCATCCGCCCTCTGCACCCGGCGGCGaatgggtcctcgacagtggcgcTTCGTCCCACATGAGCTCCGG
- the LOC123044585 gene encoding receptor-like serine/threonine-protein kinase SD1-8, whose translation MWSSSLIDIRRFESGGQNLFVRLAASDLPSNGDNPSRRNTALAVVLSLSGLLLLGIGVFFLWTKFFRNKGRSQSTRPLTSFDSSNPLAPVQDRSMEEDSSQSKGLHDVTLFDMATIASSTDNFAAAAKLGEGGFGAVYKGELGGGQKVAVKRLSKYSTQGLDEFKNEVVLIAKLQHVNLVRLLGCCVHGEERILVYEYMENKSLDMLLFDKARSAQLDWPKRFDIVLGVARGLLYLHQDSRFKVIHRDLKAGNILLDGDMNPKISDFGVARIFGGDGADSHTRRVVGTYGYMSPEYAMDGVFSVKSDVFSFGVLVLEIVSGRKNRGMYSSGEQTSLLSHAWKLWREGNALGLLDEAVASGGDRESEEVLRCVQVGLLCVQERPEDRPHMATVFLMLANLSALMPQPRHPGYCSDRGSTSTDGDCSLSCTVNEITLTVVEGR comes from the exons CTTCCAATGGAGACAATCCCAGCAGGAGAAACACAGCACTTGCTGTTGTCCTCAGCTTATCCGGTCTTCTTCTTCTCGGCATCGGCGTATTCTTTCTGTGGACTAAGTTCTTCAGAAACAAAG GGAGGTCCCAGAGCACACGACCGCTCACCTCATTCGACTCGAGCAACCCTCTTGCTCCAGTCCAAGACAGGAGCATGGAAGAGGACTCGAGTCAGAGCAAAGGACTGCATGATGTCACTCTCTTTGACATGGCCACGATTGCCTCCTCCACCGACAACTTCGCGGCGGCGGCCAAGCTCGGCGAAGGCGGTTTCGGCGCCGTCTACAAG GGTGAGCTTGGGGGAGGGCAGAAGGTGGCGGTGAAACGGCTGTCCAAGTACTCGACGCAGGGCCTGGACGAGTTCAAGAACGAGGTGGTGCTCATCGCCAAGCTCCAGCACGTGAACCTCGTCAGGCTCTTGGGCTGCTGCGTCCATGGAGAGGAGAGGATCCTGGTGTACGAGTACATGGAGAACAAGAGCCTGGACATGCTCCTCTTCG ATAAGGCTCGATCGGCGCAACTGGACTGGCCGAAGCGGTTTGACATCGTACTGGGCGTCGCACGGGGGCTCCTGTACCTGCACCAGGACTCGAGGTTCAAGGTCATCCACCGGGACCTCAAGGCCGGCAACATCCTCCTCGACGGCGACATGAACCCCAAGATCTCCGACTTCGGCGTCGCCAGGATCTTCGGTGGCGACGGCGCCGACTCACACACCCGAAGGGTCGTCGGGACATA CGGGTACATGTCCCCCGAGTACGCCATGGACGGCGTCTTCTCGGTGAAGTCCGACGTGTTCAGCTTCGGCGTGCTGGTGCTCGAGATCGTCAGCGGCAGGAAGAACCGGGGAATGTACAGCAGCGGCGAGCAGACGAGCCTGCTCAGCCAC GCATGGAAGCTGTGGAGGGAGGGCAACGCGCTGGGGCTGCTAGACGAGGCGGTGGCCAGCGGCGGCGACCGGGAGTCGGAGGAGGTGCTGCGGTGCGTGCAGGTCGGGCTGCTGTGCGTGCAGGAACGGCCGGAGGACCGGCCGCACATGGCCACGGTGTTTCTGATGCTGGCCAACCTGAGCGCGTTGATGCCACAGCCTAGGCACCCGGGCTACTGCAGCGACCGGGGATCAACCTCCACCGACGGCGACTGCTCCTTGAGCTGCACCGTCAATGAAATCACCCTCACCGTCGTCGAGGGCCGGTGA